From Cucumis melo cultivar AY chromosome 3, USDA_Cmelo_AY_1.0, whole genome shotgun sequence:
TCAAAGTCTCAAAATGACATACTTTATTTAAGTCGTTAAAGGAGTTTTAGAGTCTAGTAATCTTATAGACTACAAAGGAACCATATGTTAGATTTGATGATTATAAGGACTAGAAGCGTTGAAATGAACGTTGTTGGTTAAGCTAAGATGAGTCCAACTATTAAGGTTGAAGATAAATGAAGACTTCGACTACTCATAAAGGACCACCTCTGAATATAGTTAGAGATTCTTGGAGAAAAAACTAGGTGATGTAATCTAAATAACCTCAAGAAGGAAATCCTCCTACAATCTTGGATCTTTTATTAGAATGAATAATATGCTTCATACAAGAGGAGGAGACTCTTATTTATAGCGTTCTATTacaatttgaaataaaaatggaaattaacctAGAATACTATCTAATTAACCCTTAGTTTTCTTACATCACtccttttttaataattttaaaaaaaaaagtgtactaTTTTGGTAAGGTAAAAGTTGAAAAAGGATATTTTTGACAAGTTTTCAATTAGTTCTACTATGTATAATTGAAAATTATTAATGGAGAATTACTAAAACACCGATTATAGTGGTATAATTTATCTTTCTAATTTGGTGATTATTATGTTATTTGAGTTCTTCTTCGAACAAATTTTACAAGATAGCGCGAGAGCGAGACAAAGAGATAAGATGGATGAACGAGAGAGACAGATGAGAGTGAGACTATTGTTTTGTGCACTTGAGTATGGTTCGATAATTTTAGTCGAATTTGACATCAACAAACGTTAATCtcatattagaaaaaaaaaagaaattgcataagatgacaaaaaaatttaggaaaaaaTGCACATGTCACATCTTTTTTACATATTGCAAATATTACAAATATGATAACTATTAAACGATTATTAGAAAGTTATCGGAGGGCTATCAAATATCTATTTTGCAATATAAGAAAATACAGTGACACatactattttttatattttttttgggTTATTTTTGCAAAAGCCCGTAAAAATTCCATTAGATATTTTCTAACccaatttttttgtcatttatccGGCGTACCAATCAAACTACCGGTATTAGTAACCTTTAGCAACTACAAAATGTCCCGCCATTCTTCCTTTCCATTTCAGTAGTCGCATTTTGCTGCTTCAACGCTAACCCTAAATCCTCCTTCGACGCCATTGCCATTCAACCATTTCTTTGGGTTTTTCTCTGCAATTACAGGCTGACAATGTACCAGAACACCAGCGAGCTTCTGCATTCGGAATCCTATCCGCCATTATCTCTGCTGCTTTCGTCTGCGGGACTCTCTGTACTCGTTTTCTCTCCATTCCATCCACATTTCAGGTACTCgatctatgtttttttttttttttttttgtttaccaTTGGAATCCATTTTCAACATATCGTCTTCCTGAATAGTTTGCGGCTTCCACGGCGGTTGTGGCGGCTGTTTATATGAGGATTTTCCTTACCGATTCTGTCGCCGATTGTAATCTTTCTGCTCCCTTACTCTCTGGTGAGAAAGTAGAATCTGTTTCTTCGGAACCAGTTTCGCCCAAAAAGGAACACATTATTACTACCTTGCCTTCAGTGAAGGACCTGTTTTCCCTGTTGATGACTAGGTAACTGTTCagtattgttattgttatttgaGACAAATAGCAAAAACCACCTAAAATAGAGTGGTACTTGCAATTATACACATAAGATTGAGCTCTCAAACTTATAATAACATTAAATTTAACTGATAAACACTCAAACTTAGTAGAAATTGGATTTTCATAGGATAGAAATTGAACCTTCAAACTTATACAATTATCCTAATGTTCtataattatataagtttgagGGTTAGATCTTAACACTTGTATAAGTTTGGGGATCAAATTTTgctatttgaaaatttaagggcGTATTTGTGGCTACGGGTAAATTTAACAATTTGTCCTTGGTATTTTAAATACACTCGACCCTTATGGACTAATCTCATGGTTTTCAATTCAGTTTCTATTTGTTCCCTATTAGTCTAAAGAATAACATAGCATCTTTGATCATAGATCTGAAGATTTCTATTAAAATGTTTGTTATTTTAACTTGGAATTTCAGATTGGTCTCTAATTAACGTAtgagtataaaaaaaataataataattttactCGTTTGGAAAAATTCAGGTTGACGTATACCAAAATTTCTAGCCTAGTGAACGTATGTTAGTTTACCAAATTAACAATCCAATTGAGACTAGTCAATTTCAAATAGAATTTCAAGGACTGGAAGTGTTATTTTGAAAATTCGGGGCAAAATATAAACTAAGTTCAAATACCAAAGATTGAAAGTGTATCTACCCCTTTTTCTTATCACTGCATtggttttttcaaattttctttgtcATGCCCTTCGGTGGCGGCTGGTAGATTTTCTTTGAATAAGAGCAGGATTGTAGAATGTTTTAATTTAGTAATTGAACCAATGATGAATAGGAAGAAAGATATAGAAGTTTAAGTCACACTCTCGCTTCTCAGTAATCTTGTAGTCATGGAGTTTGGACAAAATAGTTTTCTTGCTCTATGGGAGGATgttgaatttctttttaaattttccaTCCTCTTACTTATTACATTATTTGCAGCTCAACATTTTCGCAAGCGGCCATTGTTGCATTTCTTACCAATCTCGCTGATGTTGGCCTTCATGCTTCTGTATTGGTTAGTCATTTGGTCCACTCAACCAATTTGGGTCAGTTTTTGTTTTGTCAATTTTATACCAATAGCTGAAATGGATCTCAATTTTCCATGGGAATACTTTTACTTACAAATAGAAAGTTTTAATCGTTGGTGATCACCGATCACCCTCAATTCTTACTAAGATTGTAACGTTTTGGACTACTGATAAGATGAGCTATGTTTACCTTTCAAAATGCAGTACTATTTGAAAGCCAGATTTCAATTTGACAAAGATAGGTTTGCTGATTTAATGGTGATTTTTGGGGCTGCTTCGACTTTTTCACAGGCAAGTCATACTATTTTATTTCAGTCTGTAGCTTCATTTCTTTCTATGTCAATTTTCCTGTTTGgaatttgttaaaaagaatATGCATCATCCTAATTTATCTGTCTTACTATATCCATACTTAAAGAATAGTTCTATATCCATCCTTTTTCTTCCATGTGTGTGTGTTCTTACCATTAAACGAATTATTGCAGCTAATTTTAATCCCAATCTTGGTTCCTGTTCTAGGAGAGGGCAGGCTGCTCTCAGTTGCGCTTTTTTTCTACAGCGTTCAGGTAACATCTTTAACGTTGTTCTTGTTTTATATTTATTGATTCTGAATGTTATTCTAGCAATCCCATTTCATGTTAAGAAATTTGAAGATTAATCATGGAGatgtttaaatttgttttaattgTTTTGAATGTAGATGCTTCTTTACAGCATTGCTTGGGCTGACTGGGTATGTCTTTCCATCTAATTTCACAATGcagtttaattatttttaataaatttggttGATTATGTTTTATATTACTGTATTGATTTGAGTTTCATCTCTACTCCATAAATTTCATCATGTCATGAAATGACTAACTTTGCTGAAATTAATCAGGTTGTCTATGTTGCTACAATGCTTTCCATGTTGTTTATTTTCTGGCAGCCTTGTGTGAGTGTCAAACTTCTTTATGATTTACAAGTTATTATTATCGATCGATAATTTGATTGAGCTTATTTTATTACTCATTTATAATCCACAGCTGCAAAGCATTGTGTCGAAACAAGTTGGTGCAAGCGAGCAGGTTAGTCACTAAGCAGCTAATTggttatttattttgtaattttttactAGTGGGATGAGGCGTTTTATTAGTTTGTTAATGTTGGCAATTATATTCATCTCACTAAAAGAAATGTTGTAGTTTTTGTGCAACTGTGTTTATGGATTGAATCAAATCCACGGCAACAAGGGATAAATAGTCCCATTTGGATAGAAACTATCAACCAAAAGAAGAAACTCTAGCTGGTTTTGGTGGATGAAAATGGATTGAACCAACATAGAATTGGCTATTGACCAATCAATTTAGAACATCAGAATTTGACTCTTGTTGTTGGAACCAAAACCAAATCAAAAGATTTAACTAGATTTTTTAGGAATCTGCCATTCGGACTTCGGTTTTGTGTTTAGCATAACTTTGTGGATTTGATTGACTATCAGGGTAAGGCTCAAGGATGCATTTCAGGCATATCTTTATTTTCGAATGTTGTTTCTCCATTGGTATTCTCCCCTTTAACAGGTAACTGCTTAATCCTGCTGTTTATATAATGCAATGCAACTGCCAGAGATGACAAACACTAAAAGAGTTTTGGTGTTTTCAGCTTTGTTTCTCTCTGAAAACGCTCCATTTTATTTCCCTGGATTTAGCATCTTGTGCGCTGGAGCTTCTGTTgtaagaatttcttttttccatCTTTACTTTCATCCCTGATGTCTCCCCTTTCCAGTCAAAGGGTTTTTATGTTATGGAATCGATAAATGAATAAAACAGaaggaaaataaaaggaaagaaaaagaaaatcgatACATAAATTAGAAGGATATGATAGAggttaaaatgataatttaatcacataaacttatttttattataagtAAAGTGGTTATGAATTATATGACATGTTTTTTGGCAGATGTTAGCATTTGTTCGAAGTATCCTGATGAGGACTCCTACCAGAGCCACCACCAGCAGCCATGTGGAAGCCTAAGCTCTTCCCCTGCTCATATTTTTGTTAAATAGTGTACAAATTTGATTGTTAttcaaaaagttttttttttaaaaataattttattttcattttttaacgATCATCAGGTCGTGGCAAACGATTTCTAACATGTTCACGTAGGTTGAGCTAtgttcatttttatttgtttaattaaaaaaattaaagaataaaaatagtttttttttccctctacgCATGTATTTTCTCTCCCTCTCCTACCTTCACTTCATCCTTTGTAGTGCTAGCACTCCCTCCTTACTATCGCTTCTCGTTTGACCTTAAACTAGAGAGCATGATTAAGAAGTTTGAGATTGATTTTAAAATGATTAATAAAGCCACCGGTCAATTTAAAACAACTCATAGAATgcttttaataatttataaatcaattttaataaaTCGAGAAATATGTGtagaattaaatattaaattaattttgagtgattaaaaaaatgaagtttAACATAACCtagatttattatttattacttTGTATTTTACAAAAGCTTGCACGGCTGGTTGATGAGTCCTGCAAGCGTCAAAGAGAAAGAGGGTGTGGGTATATGTACTTACAACTTACAAGCTACGCATCAATCAATCATCTTTGCCCTTTCTTTActtctattattgttatttgtaTTCCAAACTTCAAAGCAGAACCCACATAGGACGAAGCAACCTAAACTCAAAATGGACTTTTGGGATACCTTTTTGTCCCTTTCTTCTTTTAAATTACCTTCTATacttttaagaataataatagaaaaatgaGTTAGAGCAGAGCAATTTTTGATCTGCATCCATTTGCAACCTCACAacaaatcaattttaaaatatttataaaaaaaaagaataaagaagaatttactTTGTCTCTCAAGATAGATTGTTGTTCGAACAATTGAGATGCAAATATGGGTGTGACTTAAAATGCTCTTGAAAATATTGGGAGAAATATGTTTTGAATAAAGTAGACTCATTGTGTTAGATTATAGTGCATTTGCGTAggtgttctttttcttttccctttaaATTGAGTTCGACATATTGGAATTTAGTGAATTTTAATCATTGACCTTTTGATCGAGgatatatatcttttatattaGTTGAATGAGGTTCATGTTGGCAAGATTTTATATGGTTAATAtataatttcataattttttttttaaccgtCATAGGTTTTATATTATTCTTGTGTATCTTTATAACCTATGCTCTATGATTTAGATTTAATTTGATGAATTTTAAACTCGAATTATGTAGTTGTTCCTTTCATTTCTTCTAATGTTTCATGGAAAATTTGGAAATTAAGAATTTGTAGTTtctatatatttaatataagtTCCAAAGAAGGAATGATATAATTATAGAAACTCAAATTGTCTCTTTTTGCAAACAAAACAATTTTGGCATTTTGTTTGTATGTGTCGAGAGACAGTTAGgcataataaaattttaatatccatagaacaaaagaagaaaagctACTTTCCTATactcaaacaaatataattgaacaaactttgttttttttaataaagatttaaaatgacgctaaaaatattttcaaatataacataaaGTTACAGTCTAGGAACAATAACAATATCAGTTGGTCTGTGAAAAGGACAATAACTAAACTTGACCAAGATTTTATTGATTTCTATGTTTTTCATTCATACAAGAATGTATAGGCATTACATGTGGAAAGTGGTTTACACAATAAACAGTAACTTATAGGCCTTTACATATACGGTGGGAAGTGGCTTTCTCTCCATGTCTAAAAGTCTCAGTTCATAAAGGAGAAATTAAagacagaagaagaaaaaatggaagaaatgatCTGGAAGCTAAGCCATTTATTGGTGACATTATTTCTATACACTTTTGCAACCATGATGATCGTTCCTGCCATTACAGACGTTACCATGTCCGCTCTCTGTCCCGGCCAAGACGAGTGTTCTCTTGCCATTTACTTCACGGGGTTTCAACAAGTTGTAAGTTTTTCCTATGATGCTACGAGGCTGACAGTTTTAACTATTACTGTATTTGTTTTTAGCGAAGGAGATGATATATGAAGAATCTGAATCGTTTTTCTTTGTTTGAGGTATGTAGGTGACGGGGATTGGAGCGTTGCTAATCATGCCATTGCTTGGAAACTTGTCGGATAAGTTGGGAAGAAAGACTCTACTCACCATTCCTATGATTCTCACTGTTGT
This genomic window contains:
- the LOC103488381 gene encoding uncharacterized protein LOC103488381, which gives rise to MEEIWKLSHLLMTVFLYTFATMMVIPAITDVTMFALCPDQDECSLAIYFTGLQQVVTGLGSLLMMPLLGNLSDKFGRKTVLTIPMILVVLPLGILGYGRSRKFYYVYFVLKCVTSIICEGSVQCLAVAYAADNVPEHQRASAFGILSAIISAAFVCGTLCTRFLSIPSTFQFAASTAVVAAVYMRIFLTDSVADCNLSAPLLSGEKVESVSSEPVSPKKEHIITTLPSVKDLFSLLMTSSTFSQAAIVAFLTNLADVGLHASVLYYLKARFQFDKDRFADLMVIFGAASTFSQLILIPILVPVLGEGRLLSVALFFYSVQMLLYSIAWADWVVYVATMLSMLFIFWQPCLQSIVSKQVGASEQGKAQGCISGISLFSNVVSPLVFSPLTALFLSENAPFYFPGFSILCAGASVMLAFVRSILMRTPTRATTSSHVEA